From the Solanum pennellii chromosome 4, SPENNV200 genome, one window contains:
- the LOC107017414 gene encoding MLP-like protein 34, with the protein MGLKGKLIASMEVRCGGHLIHDMFHTNIHHIRNISPKLINHCEIHEGEIGKIGTVLSWKYIDDGKEKFRKEEIKHIDPQKRSITWEVIEGDVLELYNFFIITTSSEHQWTTVTFEYEKKTENIPEPLSFLDYFVNVMKDMEGHLLSK; encoded by the exons atggGTTTGAAAGGTAAGTTGATTGCTTCAATGGAGGTGAGGTGTGGAGGACACTTAATTCATGATATGTTTCATACCAATATTCATCATATACGCAACATAAGCCCTAAACTGATCAACCATTGTGAGATTCATGAGGGTGAAATCGGAAAGATTGGTACAGTTCTTAGCTGGAAATATATCGATG ATGGAAAGGAAAAGTTTCGTAAAGAAGAGATCAAACACATTGATCCTCAGAAGAGATCAATCACTTGGGAAGTAATCGAAGGAGATGTGCTAGAGTTGTACAACTTCTTCATTATTACCACATCCAGTGAACACCAGTGGACTACAGTAACATTTGAATACGAGAAGAAAACTGAAAATATTCCAGAGCCTCTTTCGTTCTTGGATTATTTCGTCAATGTGATGAAAGATATGGAGGGTCATCTACTCAGCAAATAG